The DNA window GCTGCTGGCCGGCGTTCTGATCGTTTCCGGCAGGTCGCCGGGAACTGTTTGGCATCAGGTGTATGTGGGGGATTCTCGGGTTGAGTTCGTTGACGAGCAGGACAGGGCCGCAATCACAGGGATTTCAACGCTCGTTTTGGGTGATCCCGGTCATTATGGAAAAACGGTGCGCGTTTCGTGAATCTTTACAATTCAGCAAGAGAATGTCGCAGAACCTAGTATAAACAACCTGATTGAAAAACTCAAAAACAGGGATTATGCCCTTCCAAAGCCTCAGGCGAGAATCGAACTCGCGACCTCGTCCTTACCAAGGACGCGCTATACCGCTAAGCCACTGAGGCGTTGTTGTATCATAAAGTTGGAAGTACAGTGATTAAAAGATTCCGGCAGATCGGCCGAAAATTGGTCCAATTCTGGGGGTCGAGACCCCTTCCTCGCGGATCAGAGCCCTTTGAGCGCCTCGATGCTGGTAAGGACCCCTTCGTACGTTCCAACTTCTATGATCGGCCGGACATTGTTTCTCCGGACCGAGGCCATCACGGCTGAGAAGTCGATCGTCCCGTCACCGAAGGCCGCATGCTGATCCTCCTTCCCGTTGTTGTCATGGAGGTGGAAGTGACCGATCGTCCGGGAGAGGAATCCTTTCAGGCAGTGGTTCAGGTTGGCATGCCCCACATCGAGGGCCAGCCCGATCCCGTCGGGGAGCGGAAGTTCCGAGGGGATCCGGATGAAGAAGTAGTCCCAGTTGCCCATATTCTCGATGAAGAAGGTGACCCCGTGCTCCTCGGAGAGATGGATCAGATCGTTGACCGAGGTCTCGAACTGCCTGGCGGCTGCTTCATACTCCTGTGTCCAGGCGAAGTACCCGGGGTGGACCACCACCGGGGCGTTCACCTCGGCTGCGATGGCGAAGCAGTCCCCGAGCACCTCGACACTCGCCTGCCGGATCGGCTCAAGCAGACTCGCGATGTTCACCCCTCGGGATGGGGCATGGAGGGCATACTTCAGCGAGAAACTCTCCAGCGGCTCTGCACTGGCGATCAGGTGAGGGCCGTCGTCCATCACCTCGACATAGTTGGTGATCGTCGACAACTGTTCGAGTGCCTGCGTAAGCGGCAGGCTGTGGAGGCAGTAGGACGAGATGCCATACTGGCTGCTCTGTTCGGGTTGCATGGTGACGGGTTCCACTCCTGGCAGGCGGAGGCTGCGTTGAGAGAAGATGGGGAGGCCGACTATTTACCAGTATAGATTAGAGCCGGCGATAGGCCGCTCCGGCTTGGACCAGCCCTTCGGCAAAGGTTCTGGAGAAGTAGGCGTGGGTGTAGCATCCGGTCGTCTCCTGCTCGTAGAGCCCGTCCTTTCCCCGATCGATCCCTTTCCCCCGTGTGAGGGCGATCGCGAACCGTCCGTCCGGGTCGGGGACCAGCCGGGAGTAATGGAACTCGTGGCCGCTCACCGGGGAGCCGGGTGCGGCGTATCCGACCTCGCCCTTCCAGATCCCCTGCACATACCCGAGCCCCTGGAAATGTGAGGTCATCGTTGCTGTTGCCGGAAGGACGCCGGCCATTCGGTAACCGTGATTGCCGGCGGAGAGCGATTCGGTCAGGTAGGTGAGGCCGCCGCATTCGGCATAGATTGGCATCCCGGCCATGGCAGCCGAACGGATCTGATCTCTGCAGGGGGAGGTCTCCAGAGCCTCGGCGTGCAGTTCGGGGTACCCGCCGCCCAGGTACAGACCATCAACCTTCGGGAGAGGGTCGGTCATCGGACTGAAGAAGACCAGCCCTGCCCCTGCTGCCCTGAGTCGATCCAGGTTGTCCTGATAATAGAAGCAGAACGCCGGGTCCATCGCGACCCCGATCGTGGCCTTCTCCTGCTGGTCGGCAGGGGCCGGCTGCCGTGTCGCCTCCAGCGGGCTGGCACTTCCAGCCACCGACTCGATCTGTTCCAGTGCGCAGTGCTCCTGCATGACCGCCCCGAACGAAGCGGCCCGATCCGATTCGTGAGCCATCGAGAGGCCCAGGTGCCGGGACTCGATCATCAGGTCCTGCTGCTTTGGGATCCAGCCGAGGGCCGGGACGGTCAGCCCTTTCTCGATCAACTGCCGGTGACGGGGACTGCCGATCCGATTGAAGATCACGCCGGCGATGTTGATCGTCCGGTCATAGGTGCAGATCCCGTTGATCAGGGCGTGGACCGTCGACGACATCCCCTTGGCATCGACGACGAGCACCACCGGAGCCCCGAGCAGTCTGGCCACATGGGCCGTGGAGGCGCATCCGGTTCCGTCGACTCCGTCGTAGAGCCCCATCACCCCTTCGATCACAGCGATATCGGCGCCGGTCGAGGCCCTGGCGAAGGTCTCGATCACCTGCTCCTCGCCCATCATGAACGGGTCCAGGTTCCGTGAGGGCCGGCCGCAGGTCAGCGTGTGATGGGTCGGGTCGATGAAGTCGGGACCGACCTTGAACGGCTGTACCGTCCGTCCCATCCCGGTCAATGCGGCCATCAGCCCGCTCGCGACTGTCGTCTTGCCACACCCGCTCCAGGTGCCTGCGATCACCACCCGGGGAATCGTCACCTCATCAGAATCGTCTCTGCCCGTTCGCTGCATACTCTTCACTACTGTGGTCTGCAGATCCTGATAAAAACGTGTATGGCGTGCAGGGGCGGTTCTTCTCGGACCATCTCTCCTAAAAAATAGATGAACGAATGTTCACTCGTTCCGGTTGTCCGGTGACCTGGTGGGATCTGATGTGAGTCCCCTGACGGCGCCCATGAACAGGCATTCGTCGGCGGCGATCCCTTCGATCCCGACCTCGTCGGTGATGGGGATCCCGAGTCCACGGACCAGGACGCCCGGGGTGCACTCGTCCGCCTCGCCCATCAGCAGTTCGGCTGCCGATACGATGTTGTCGGCGACCGCCCGTTTGGTCACCTCAAGTTTCCGTCCGAAGAGGTCGTCTCTGCCGCGCTCGTCGACCACCGCCGTAATGCCTGCACAGCCGATGGCGACTCCTCCGCAGCCGAGCCGCATTGCATGGGTTCTGCTGTCTGCGATCAGCACCCCGATCCTCGCCCCTGAACGAGCCAGGATCGCTGCTTTGATCGCTGCTGCGCTCTGGTCGGGGTCTGCTGGCAGCGGAACCACGCATCCCAGTGGTGCGTTGGATCCATCCACGCCGGCGTTTGGAAGGAGTGTCCCCTGCTTCTCACAGAGGAGGAACCCTGGGATTCCGCCGACGATCCGGTCGCTCTCCCGGATCACCACCTCGGCGACGCGGGGGTCCATATGGTACTGTGCTGCGAGACGCACCGCCTCGCTCCTGGGGGTTACCGATGCGAGTTCCACTGCCCGTCCCTCGGAGGTCGCGAGCGCCGACTCGGCGATTACCAGCAGGTCTCCGTCCCGGAACCCGTCGGCCACCTCGTCGGCTGTCCTGGAG is part of the Methanosphaerula palustris E1-9c genome and encodes:
- a CDS encoding sugar phosphate isomerase/epimerase family protein, translated to MQPEQSSQYGISSYCLHSLPLTQALEQLSTITNYVEVMDDGPHLIASAEPLESFSLKYALHAPSRGVNIASLLEPIRQASVEVLGDCFAIAAEVNAPVVVHPGYFAWTQEYEAAARQFETSVNDLIHLSEEHGVTFFIENMGNWDYFFIRIPSELPLPDGIGLALDVGHANLNHCLKGFLSRTIGHFHLHDNNGKEDQHAAFGDGTIDFSAVMASVRRNNVRPIIEVGTYEGVLTSIEALKGL
- a CDS encoding cobyrinate a,c-diamide synthase — encoded protein: MQRTGRDDSDEVTIPRVVIAGTWSGCGKTTVASGLMAALTGMGRTVQPFKVGPDFIDPTHHTLTCGRPSRNLDPFMMGEEQVIETFARASTGADIAVIEGVMGLYDGVDGTGCASTAHVARLLGAPVVLVVDAKGMSSTVHALINGICTYDRTINIAGVIFNRIGSPRHRQLIEKGLTVPALGWIPKQQDLMIESRHLGLSMAHESDRAASFGAVMQEHCALEQIESVAGSASPLEATRQPAPADQQEKATIGVAMDPAFCFYYQDNLDRLRAAGAGLVFFSPMTDPLPKVDGLYLGGGYPELHAEALETSPCRDQIRSAAMAGMPIYAECGGLTYLTESLSAGNHGYRMAGVLPATATMTSHFQGLGYVQGIWKGEVGYAAPGSPVSGHEFHYSRLVPDPDGRFAIALTRGKGIDRGKDGLYEQETTGCYTHAYFSRTFAEGLVQAGAAYRRL
- the cofE gene encoding coenzyme F420-0:L-glutamate ligase, which gives rise to MTAAFTVFGLKTRVILAGDDMAAILSRTADEVADGFRDGDLLVIAESALATSEGRAVELASVTPRSEAVRLAAQYHMDPRVAEVVIRESDRIVGGIPGFLLCEKQGTLLPNAGVDGSNAPLGCVVPLPADPDQSAAAIKAAILARSGARIGVLIADSRTHAMRLGCGGVAIGCAGITAVVDERGRDDLFGRKLEVTKRAVADNIVSAAELLMGEADECTPGVLVRGLGIPITDEVGIEGIAADECLFMGAVRGLTSDPTRSPDNRNE